From a single Ignavibacteria bacterium genomic region:
- a CDS encoding STAS domain-containing protein produces MKMKVTERYEAIVIELKGNVLGGPEANEYSDTIKKFLSEGKKNIVVDLGEVKFMNSSGLGMLIAGLTTVNKENGKLKLANVEEKIHSLLVITKLVTIFESYPSVEDALASF; encoded by the coding sequence ATGAAAATGAAAGTAACTGAACGGTATGAAGCCATCGTCATTGAACTTAAGGGCAATGTCCTTGGCGGTCCCGAAGCTAATGAGTACAGCGATACCATCAAAAAATTCCTCTCCGAAGGGAAAAAGAATATCGTTGTTGATCTCGGAGAAGTAAAATTTATGAATTCATCCGGTCTCGGCATGCTTATCGCAGGTTTGACCACGGTGAATAAAGAGAATGGTAAACTTAAACTCGCCAATGTTGAAGAAAAAATCCACAGCCTCTTGGTAATTACCAAGCTGGTTACAATTTTTGAAAGCTATCCTTCTGTTGAAGACGCACTGGCAAGTTTCTAA
- a CDS encoding T9SS type A sorting domain-containing protein: protein MVKDISDAGLAFWTDKRVGNGIYGQKINTNGTLGNVIVPVELSNFASTVSGNSVILEWSTATETNNAGFTLERKSASGSWIKAAEIQGAGTSTKPVEYRFSDNNLTPGTYNYRLIQRDFDGRETIYSLLNEIVISVPGQFELGQNYPNPFNPTTVIRFSLPVSGMTSLKVYNETGEEVATLVDGVREAGNYEISFDARGLSSGVYFYTLSSGEFSQTKKLVLMQ, encoded by the coding sequence ATGGTGAAAGATATTTCCGATGCAGGTCTCGCTTTTTGGACTGACAAAAGAGTTGGAAATGGCATTTACGGGCAAAAAATAAATACAAACGGTACTCTTGGTAATGTTATTGTACCTGTGGAACTCTCAAACTTCGCTTCAACTGTGTCGGGAAATTCTGTTATTCTCGAATGGTCAACAGCAACCGAAACGAACAACGCCGGATTTACTCTTGAGAGAAAATCCGCGTCCGGTTCCTGGATAAAAGCAGCCGAAATTCAGGGTGCCGGAACTTCAACCAAGCCTGTAGAATACAGATTTTCCGATAACAATCTCACACCCGGGACATATAACTACCGGCTTATTCAACGCGATTTTGACGGAAGGGAAACCATCTATTCGCTTCTGAATGAAATTGTAATTTCTGTTCCCGGACAGTTTGAACTTGGTCAAAACTATCCCAATCCTTTCAATCCGACAACTGTTATTCGCTTCTCGTTACCCGTTTCAGGGATGACCTCTCTGAAGGTGTACAATGAGACAGGCGAAGAGGTTGCGACTCTCGTTGATGGAGTAAGAGAAGCAGGCAACTATGAAATCAGTTTTGATGCGCGAGGACTAAGTTCCGGAGTCTACTTTTATACCCTCAGTTCCGGTGAATTTTCTCAGACGAAGAAACTTGTTCTGATGCAGTAA
- a CDS encoding choice-of-anchor A family protein produces the protein MKTAKTLINSAILVILFTFVSVGNLQAQGSCNLNGFMTYTQGGWGSPSNSTPGGIRDAYFNAVFPSGAVMGGNFTASFTSASAVKDFLPQGGTSAAFNANYSNPTSTSAGVLGGQVMALLLNVKYDEAGYLGTNPLKLKDLVITTGTFAGKTVSEFLAIANTKIGGGSSPYTFSQINDAATSINENFDNGTVNQNFLTCPTTPPAPASLGDKVWNDANQNGIQDNGEAGIANVTVKLYTSANVLVGTTTTDANGNYSFTNLSAGTYFVEFTKPSGYTASPKDAGSDDTKDSDADVTTGKTGNYTLVAGQNNITVDAGFYVTPPAPASLGDKVWNDANHNGIQDNGEAGISNVTVKLYTCDDNLVATTSTDASGNYLFSNVQPGSYYVKFSQVTGFIFTTKDAGSDDALDSDADPSNGKTACFTLAAGENKTTVDAGLYVNFITIGDKVWKDLNNDGIQDANEPGIPGVTVKLYDCNNTLITTTVTDANGIYQFCCSIGGGSYYVEFVLPSGYVFSPKDAGSDDTKDSDADVTTGKTACFNISGGQTNLTLDAGINQLPVNIGDKVWNDIDKDGVQDNGEAGIPNVTVKLYNCLGVLVSTTTTDANGLYHFNNIPAGDYYVEFTAPSGYVFSPQNQGSDDNADSDVDPLTGKTACKTFVGGTTDNLNDAGLYYGAADLQITKTVNSSTLTCGQSLTYTITVTNNGPADAGSITVSDILPAGLLYVSATASQGAYTSGTGNWTVGTLTNGSSATLTIDVTVDCSAMNNANIDLGPARPYNVFVLENIIQPSADTEGKLAVGGNANLSNYSVGDKLPNSNGAEDVLVVGGNLYYTSGRVYNGNVAYGGLTNLPISAVSIDEGTLRHDASVIDFAAAKTHLENLSTQLSGYAVNGTTTFQWGTVNLTHNDPYLNVFTVNGSDLNAAHTFEINVPNGSAVVVNILGTTINWHGGLFVNGTAMNNVLYNFPQATSLTISGIDVKGSVLAPLAALNFPAGIITGQTIVKSMTGSGQFNLAPFLGNIPANQSIVNVASITGSNISDLNTANNTASAVANFPSNGGGSGGGTGGGSGSGNWQQIGNIPSGQVVTCLESDNLGNIYAGTASGYIYKRTGNNPNWVHVNPLVYSGAVWAIETHPNGTLLAGTVTGVYIGTNNGTAWTLSTLQYKDVRTIRIDALGNVFAGTWGQGMYVSNNCGLTWTQSNTGLGTHLIVTGITVTANNTVFVGTFDGGVFKSVDHGASWVSQTVGYNYIWAMASNSNGDIFAGTYGDGLYRSTNGGTSWTKTSFPGTYVYELRIDAADNVFGASYSGGVFASTNNGNTWSSIGMGGFGLSSLLIVSNGSTPDGMGTGKIYTGTANGSIYMAVSGVTDVKSEKTEIPTQFNLSQNYPNPFNPSTRINVSIPKDGFYEVSVFSITGELVAKLAAEQLTAGVHSLDFNASNLPSGIYIYRLTGNDVSITRKMTLMK, from the coding sequence ATGAAAACAGCGAAAACTTTGATAAACAGCGCGATCCTCGTGATCCTGTTTACTTTCGTTTCTGTTGGGAATCTTCAAGCCCAGGGATCGTGCAATCTGAACGGATTCATGACCTATACACAGGGCGGATGGGGAAGTCCTTCCAACAGCACCCCGGGTGGAATACGAGATGCATACTTCAATGCAGTTTTTCCATCGGGCGCAGTAATGGGCGGCAATTTTACTGCCTCGTTTACAAGTGCGTCAGCAGTAAAAGATTTCCTGCCTCAAGGTGGAACCTCTGCAGCGTTTAATGCGAATTACAGCAATCCAACCTCAACTTCCGCAGGGGTTCTTGGCGGACAGGTAATGGCGCTTCTTCTTAATGTAAAATATGATGAAGCGGGATACCTTGGAACCAATCCTTTGAAGCTAAAAGATCTCGTTATCACGACGGGTACTTTCGCAGGAAAAACTGTCAGTGAGTTCCTGGCAATTGCCAACACCAAGATTGGCGGTGGAAGCTCTCCTTACACATTTTCTCAAATCAACGATGCCGCAACTTCGATAAATGAAAACTTTGATAACGGTACAGTTAATCAAAATTTCCTTACATGCCCGACTACACCACCAGCACCGGCATCACTCGGTGACAAAGTATGGAATGATGCAAATCAGAATGGTATTCAGGATAACGGCGAAGCAGGAATCGCAAATGTAACAGTAAAACTTTACACCTCGGCAAATGTACTTGTCGGCACAACAACCACAGACGCCAACGGCAACTACAGCTTTACCAATCTTTCAGCAGGAACATATTTCGTTGAATTCACAAAGCCATCAGGTTATACTGCATCACCAAAAGATGCCGGATCAGATGACACAAAAGATTCAGATGCGGATGTTACAACCGGAAAGACCGGAAACTATACATTAGTTGCCGGACAGAACAACATCACAGTTGATGCCGGATTTTATGTAACACCACCAGCACCTGCATCACTCGGTGACAAAGTATGGAACGATGCAAACCACAACGGCATTCAGGATAACGGCGAAGCCGGTATCTCGAATGTTACCGTTAAACTTTACACTTGCGATGATAACCTCGTAGCTACCACATCAACAGATGCCTCCGGCAACTACCTCTTCTCTAATGTTCAACCCGGAAGCTACTATGTAAAATTCAGCCAGGTTACAGGATTTATCTTTACAACCAAAGATGCCGGATCAGACGATGCTTTGGATTCGGATGCTGATCCTTCAAACGGTAAAACTGCTTGTTTCACACTTGCAGCAGGTGAAAACAAAACAACAGTTGATGCAGGTCTCTATGTAAACTTCATCACCATTGGTGACAAGGTTTGGAAAGACCTCAATAATGATGGTATTCAGGATGCAAATGAACCCGGAATCCCCGGCGTGACAGTAAAACTTTACGACTGTAACAATACTCTGATTACTACCACTGTAACCGATGCAAACGGAATCTACCAGTTCTGCTGCAGCATTGGCGGGGGAAGTTACTATGTTGAATTCGTTCTCCCTTCCGGTTATGTTTTCTCACCAAAAGATGCCGGATCTGATGATACAAAAGATTCAGATGCAGATGTTACAACCGGAAAGACCGCCTGCTTCAATATTTCAGGCGGACAGACCAATCTTACACTTGATGCCGGAATTAACCAGCTTCCTGTAAACATTGGTGACAAGGTATGGAACGACATCGACAAAGACGGTGTACAGGACAACGGCGAAGCAGGTATTCCAAATGTTACAGTTAAATTATATAACTGCCTCGGAGTTCTTGTTTCCACAACAACCACCGATGCAAACGGACTGTATCACTTCAACAACATCCCTGCAGGCGATTACTATGTTGAATTTACAGCTCCTTCAGGTTATGTATTTTCTCCTCAGAATCAGGGTTCAGATGACAATGCTGACTCTGATGTTGATCCTTTAACAGGAAAAACAGCATGCAAAACATTTGTTGGCGGAACAACCGACAATTTAAACGATGCAGGTCTCTATTACGGAGCAGCAGATCTTCAGATCACAAAAACCGTAAACAGCTCAACTTTGACCTGCGGACAGAGCCTCACTTATACAATCACAGTTACCAACAACGGACCTGCCGATGCGGGCAGCATAACTGTAAGTGACATACTTCCTGCAGGACTTCTCTATGTATCAGCAACTGCTTCACAGGGAGCCTACACATCAGGTACAGGAAACTGGACTGTTGGAACTCTTACGAACGGAAGTTCAGCTACTCTTACAATTGATGTAACAGTTGACTGCTCAGCAATGAACAATGCAAATATCGATCTTGGACCAGCCAGACCGTACAATGTATTTGTTCTTGAAAACATTATTCAGCCATCTGCAGATACCGAAGGTAAACTTGCAGTTGGTGGAAATGCAAACCTGTCAAACTACAGTGTAGGCGACAAACTTCCAAACTCAAACGGAGCAGAGGATGTTCTGGTTGTTGGCGGAAACCTTTACTACACAAGTGGTCGTGTTTACAATGGTAATGTAGCTTACGGCGGTCTTACAAATCTTCCAATATCAGCCGTTTCAATAGACGAAGGCACTTTAAGACATGACGCTTCAGTAATCGACTTTGCCGCAGCAAAGACTCATCTTGAGAACCTCAGCACACAGCTTAGCGGTTATGCGGTAAACGGAACCACCACTTTCCAGTGGGGTACTGTGAACCTTACACACAATGATCCTTATCTTAATGTGTTTACAGTTAACGGCAGTGATCTTAATGCAGCCCATACATTCGAAATAAATGTACCAAACGGTTCAGCAGTAGTGGTCAATATCCTAGGAACAACAATCAACTGGCATGGTGGATTGTTCGTTAACGGTACTGCGATGAACAATGTACTTTACAACTTCCCGCAGGCAACTTCCCTTACAATCTCGGGAATAGATGTAAAAGGATCGGTTCTTGCACCTCTCGCAGCACTTAACTTCCCTGCAGGTATCATAACCGGACAGACGATTGTTAAGTCGATGACAGGAAGCGGACAGTTCAACCTCGCTCCGTTCCTTGGAAACATCCCTGCCAATCAGAGCATCGTGAATGTTGCTTCGATCACAGGTTCAAACATCTCTGATCTCAACACAGCCAACAATACTGCATCCGCTGTAGCTAATTTCCCATCAAACGGTGGTGGAAGTGGCGGCGGTACAGGTGGTGGCTCCGGATCAGGTAACTGGCAGCAGATCGGTAACATACCTTCAGGTCAGGTTGTTACATGTCTCGAATCAGACAACCTCGGCAATATCTATGCAGGTACTGCAAGTGGATATATCTACAAGAGAACCGGCAACAATCCAAACTGGGTACATGTTAACCCGCTGGTTTACTCAGGCGCAGTATGGGCAATTGAAACCCATCCTAATGGTACACTTCTTGCAGGAACCGTGACAGGTGTTTACATTGGAACCAATAACGGAACCGCATGGACACTCAGCACACTTCAATACAAAGATGTCCGCACAATCAGGATAGACGCTCTTGGAAATGTATTCGCAGGAACCTGGGGACAGGGAATGTATGTCTCCAACAATTGTGGACTTACATGGACACAGTCGAATACAGGACTTGGAACACACCTTATTGTAACGGGAATAACTGTAACAGCCAACAACACAGTATTTGTCGGTACATTCGATGGTGGAGTCTTCAAATCAGTTGATCATGGAGCCAGTTGGGTATCACAGACTGTAGGATACAACTACATCTGGGCAATGGCTTCGAACTCAAACGGTGACATCTTCGCCGGAACTTATGGTGACGGACTTTACCGCTCAACCAACGGTGGAACAAGCTGGACCAAAACAAGCTTCCCCGGAACATATGTATACGAGCTCAGAATAGATGCAGCAGACAATGTATTTGGTGCTTCTTATTCAGGTGGTGTTTTCGCTTCGACCAACAACGGAAACACATGGTCGAGCATCGGTATGGGAGGATTTGGATTAAGCTCACTCCTTATCGTTTCAAACGGCAGCACACCTGACGGAATGGGAACCGGAAAAATCTACACAGGAACAGCAAATGGATCGATCTACATGGCTGTTTCAGGTGTTACAGATGTGAAATCAGAAAAGACTGAGATTCCAACACAGTTCAATCTTTCACAGAACTATCCTAACCCGTTCAATCCTTCTACAAGAATCAATGTAAGCATACCAAAAGATGGATTCTATGAAGTGTCGGTATTCAGCATCACCGGTGAACTTGTAGCAAAACTTGCAGCAGAGCAGCTTACGGCAGGTGTTCATTCACTTGACTTCAATGCTTCAAATCTGCCTTCAGGTATCTATATCTACAGATTGACCGGAAACGATGTAAGCATCACCAGGAAAATGACTTTAATGAAATGA
- a CDS encoding RNA polymerase sigma factor — protein MNEKQNNEDMPQPAQNIFSLKDDFALIQAFKDGEESAFKDLVVRHKEKVRNLIYLNLGNTSSIDDISQDVFLSVYRKLKQFRFQSQFTTWLYTITINKIRDHVRKQKIMSIFSAFNGDEGDNLPDSGGYKDNFDINEMVRDAVAKLPHKLREPLILRDFEGLSYQEISETTGTDIGTVKSRIFRAREALKKILEPWREELI, from the coding sequence ATGAACGAAAAACAAAATAATGAAGATATGCCCCAACCAGCACAGAATATATTCAGTCTGAAAGATGACTTTGCTCTGATACAGGCTTTTAAGGACGGCGAGGAGTCGGCTTTTAAAGATCTGGTGGTCAGACACAAAGAGAAAGTCAGAAATCTTATCTATCTGAATCTTGGCAACACATCATCCATCGATGATATCAGTCAGGATGTTTTTCTTTCTGTTTACAGGAAGCTGAAACAGTTTCGTTTTCAATCGCAGTTTACCACATGGTTGTATACGATAACCATTAACAAGATTCGGGATCATGTAAGAAAGCAAAAAATCATGTCGATTTTTTCAGCTTTTAATGGTGATGAAGGAGACAATCTCCCCGATTCCGGAGGGTATAAAGATAACTTCGATATAAACGAAATGGTACGGGATGCAGTTGCGAAACTTCCGCATAAATTGCGTGAGCCTTTAATTCTTCGTGATTTTGAAGGTCTCAGCTATCAGGAGATTTCAGAGACAACGGGCACAGATATCGGCACAGTTAAATCAAGAATTTTCAGAGCACGCGAAGCACTAAAAAAGATTTTAGAACCCTGGCGCGAGGAATTAATATGA
- a CDS encoding SpoIIE family protein phosphatase, protein MQIPPLFNRFLLPGIIGFVVLSIFRTFFISGDSFGTVLVLELGSVAILFVLVSESIKLTSSYKAKPTWLVTALLVLTFIGIFLKLLYNSIDSLFPIASVSYEKLIGLDVLPLVLILHTTTIIISVASLVIFRHLFFLKQSKNLNIYFNAMLIFIALTVATSFTSEKRFTDYEFIQITFYVVATILMFMNSLKISWIAFLKKRQKRQLLLISVLMIALLIIYLSVSSDQSGFNNLLSGFSHAFYRFNNLITVYGIIYFGVLFFTTLFHLPTAEAFDRRTKEISSLQYFSKLINQVFDAKELSDTISDLALDVSGANASWLFLFGDKNRTEGIKGTGFVTAEKVTAFLTSKHDLTTVKRILMLDLKEFYRSEMTDEQYSFVYVVPMISYSRTHGMLILLKKDAVEYDDEERNIIQTFADYASVAIENSYLLQESIEKERLEKEFDVAREMQQKILPASLPVIKGYEIAAVFIPAFEVGGDYYDFFSLPNGMTGFVIADVSGKGISAAFVMAELKGILESFATMKFTPKEILVEANKVLQKVLDRRVFITAVYGIFNPETGEFTIARAGHCPVLHKSDTGITERVPQGFGLGMNFTGLFEEKLIEECFVLSEGEQLVLFTDGVNEMKNEIMKDFGTERLKSLVLSENNGSVNNLASRIVKDLTEFAGSKPQHDDITLVILKRIKTEKQ, encoded by the coding sequence TTGCAGATACCACCACTGTTCAACCGGTTTTTACTTCCCGGAATTATCGGATTTGTAGTACTTAGCATTTTCAGAACTTTCTTCATCTCCGGAGACAGTTTTGGGACCGTGCTTGTGTTGGAGTTAGGATCTGTCGCCATACTTTTTGTGCTCGTATCCGAATCGATAAAGCTGACTTCGTCGTACAAGGCAAAACCCACCTGGCTTGTCACTGCACTCCTTGTTCTTACTTTCATCGGTATTTTTCTGAAACTCCTTTACAATTCCATCGACAGTCTGTTCCCAATAGCATCAGTATCATATGAAAAACTGATCGGGCTGGATGTGTTGCCGCTCGTACTTATTCTCCATACTACGACAATAATAATATCAGTGGCTTCACTCGTGATATTCAGGCACCTCTTCTTTCTGAAGCAGAGCAAAAATCTGAACATCTATTTCAACGCGATGCTTATTTTTATCGCACTGACGGTTGCCACTTCATTCACTTCCGAAAAGAGATTTACAGATTACGAGTTCATCCAGATAACCTTCTATGTGGTTGCCACGATTTTGATGTTCATGAACAGTTTAAAGATTTCGTGGATTGCTTTTTTGAAGAAAAGACAGAAGAGGCAGTTGCTGCTGATCTCGGTTCTGATGATAGCACTGTTGATAATTTATCTTTCGGTGTCTTCTGACCAGTCAGGATTCAATAATTTACTCTCCGGTTTCTCACATGCTTTTTACCGTTTCAATAATCTAATAACCGTTTATGGAATAATTTATTTTGGCGTTTTATTTTTTACTACTTTGTTCCACCTTCCTACAGCGGAAGCGTTTGACAGGCGGACAAAGGAGATTTCGTCACTGCAGTATTTCAGTAAACTGATAAATCAGGTTTTTGATGCGAAGGAGTTATCCGACACCATTTCAGACCTGGCACTGGATGTATCAGGGGCGAATGCTTCATGGCTTTTTCTTTTTGGCGACAAGAACCGCACCGAAGGTATTAAGGGGACTGGATTCGTGACGGCGGAGAAAGTGACAGCTTTCCTCACCTCTAAACATGATTTGACCACGGTAAAAAGGATCCTGATGCTCGACCTGAAGGAGTTTTACCGGAGCGAGATGACGGATGAACAGTACTCTTTTGTGTATGTGGTGCCGATGATTTCGTATTCGAGGACACACGGAATGCTCATTCTGCTGAAAAAAGATGCAGTCGAGTATGACGACGAGGAGAGAAACATCATTCAGACTTTCGCAGATTATGCATCGGTTGCGATTGAGAATTCGTACCTGCTTCAGGAGTCAATCGAAAAGGAAAGACTGGAAAAAGAATTCGATGTTGCCCGGGAAATGCAGCAAAAGATTCTACCGGCTTCACTTCCGGTAATAAAGGGATATGAGATTGCCGCTGTATTTATACCGGCATTTGAGGTTGGGGGTGACTATTATGATTTCTTTTCACTTCCAAACGGGATGACGGGTTTTGTAATTGCAGATGTTTCGGGGAAAGGTATTTCCGCTGCATTTGTGATGGCGGAGCTTAAGGGGATACTCGAATCTTTTGCCACAATGAAATTTACTCCCAAAGAGATTCTGGTGGAGGCAAACAAAGTTTTACAGAAGGTTCTGGACCGCAGGGTGTTTATAACCGCTGTTTACGGAATTTTCAATCCGGAAACGGGGGAGTTTACAATTGCGAGGGCGGGGCATTGTCCCGTTTTACACAAATCGGACACCGGTATCACGGAGAGAGTTCCACAGGGTTTTGGTCTCGGAATGAATTTTACAGGGCTTTTCGAGGAAAAACTCATTGAAGAGTGTTTCGTCTTAAGCGAAGGGGAGCAGCTCGTGCTTTTCACCGACGGGGTAAATGAGATGAAAAATGAAATTATGAAAGATTTCGGAACAGAGAGGCTAAAATCTCTTGTTCTATCAGAGAATAACGGAAGTGTGAACAATCTCGCTTCCCGGATAGTAAAAGATTTAACTGAATTTGCAGGATCAAAACCACAGCACGATGATATTACGCTGGTGATCCTGAAAAGAATTAAAACGGAGAAACAATAA
- a CDS encoding STAS domain-containing protein, translated as MAEFKTNLKEASECSIIELTGYLDAHTAPELESAFTGLIDKSKYKVVVNFQDLEYISSAGLGVFMAYIETMRENGGDIKLANMKPTVYSIFDLLGFPLLYDILPDVDGALTKFKQQGA; from the coding sequence ATGGCAGAATTTAAAACCAATTTAAAAGAGGCAAGTGAGTGCAGTATTATTGAACTCACCGGTTATCTTGACGCTCATACGGCGCCTGAATTGGAATCGGCGTTCACCGGACTGATTGACAAAAGCAAGTATAAAGTGGTTGTCAATTTTCAGGACCTTGAATATATTTCAAGCGCCGGTCTTGGTGTATTTATGGCTTACATTGAAACGATGCGCGAGAATGGAGGCGACATTAAACTCGCCAACATGAAACCCACAGTTTACAGTATTTTTGATCTTTTGGGATTCCCCCTCCTTTACGATATTCTTCCTGATGTCGACGGGGCTCTCACGAAATTTAAACAACAAGGTGCCTGA
- a CDS encoding ATP-binding protein, producing the protein MNNNNANNLELRVKSSTENLALIREFVGNSARHFSISKEVVDKLILAVDEASSNIIRHAYKNSPEGEIVVTFICDENECTIILTDHGTGFNPSSVKYPDMVAYLKEKKRGGLGIHLMKILMDEVDYFSVTGEYNKLVLKKKIA; encoded by the coding sequence GTGAATAACAACAATGCTAACAACCTGGAGTTGAGAGTTAAGAGCAGCACCGAAAACCTTGCGCTGATTCGGGAATTCGTGGGTAATTCCGCGCGGCATTTCAGTATCAGCAAGGAAGTCGTTGACAAGTTAATTCTTGCAGTTGATGAAGCATCTTCAAATATTATCAGGCATGCGTACAAAAACAGCCCGGAAGGTGAAATTGTGGTTACCTTCATCTGTGATGAAAACGAATGCACGATAATTCTTACCGACCACGGAACGGGATTTAATCCCTCCTCGGTGAAGTATCCTGATATGGTTGCATATCTGAAGGAGAAAAAGCGGGGCGGACTCGGAATCCATCTTATGAAAATATTGATGGATGAGGTTGATTATTTCTCGGTGACCGGTGAGTACAATAAACTCGTTCTTAAAAAGAAAATTGCCTGA
- a CDS encoding SpoIIE family protein phosphatase: MPDTETLKLQRNLSALVEFSRIVNSSLDLDFTLNNLLFSCLGKFLTTKGFVLIEENGTAQIKTAKGIPHQLVEEFNSAGHRFSDQLVEGGYFSKLGVSVVEKISSSRKELGYIALGEKITKQPYNSDELDFIRTILNIAATAIENSLNITELKQVNRNLDSRINRLSSLFELGKEFGLLTEESRISKLLAYSLLGHFLSSVYAIIIFEERKAKILDSTISKGKLKDIADSLALKSIDTHYLGDEIDELHPDLTSLKVEIVVPMKIQNEAKGLILLGKRANQQLFLETDIEFIYSIGSLAIISLENKRLFREALEKQKLEEELELAKDIQKNLLPKEIPFMPAYEIAATSISSKQVGGDYYDIIKKDEHKYFVAIGDVSGKGVPAALLMANLQAFLKSICTQNVAIDDATGTINNLVADNTSDGKFITFFWGILDNSNLEFSYVNAGHNPPLLIRDGEITYLDKGGIILGVMPTFTPYLTETIQLQEDDLLVLFTDGVTEAKSPEDEEFSDEALELLVRESAALPAGEILDRIRHSVYDFANGAFQSDDITIIVIKVKKK; encoded by the coding sequence ATGCCCGATACTGAAACACTTAAACTCCAGCGAAATCTCTCTGCTCTTGTGGAGTTCAGCCGGATTGTAAACTCGAGTCTTGATCTCGACTTTACCCTGAACAACCTCCTTTTCAGTTGTCTTGGAAAATTCCTGACGACCAAAGGTTTTGTGCTTATCGAAGAAAACGGTACTGCACAAATAAAAACCGCAAAAGGAATTCCACATCAACTGGTGGAGGAGTTTAATTCCGCAGGTCACCGGTTCTCAGATCAACTCGTTGAGGGGGGGTACTTCTCAAAACTTGGTGTTTCAGTAGTCGAGAAAATATCTTCATCGAGGAAAGAACTTGGCTACATCGCATTGGGTGAAAAGATTACGAAGCAGCCTTATAACAGCGATGAACTTGATTTTATCAGAACAATTTTGAACATTGCTGCCACGGCGATAGAAAATTCACTTAACATAACGGAACTTAAACAGGTTAACCGTAACCTTGATTCAAGGATTAACAGACTCAGTTCACTGTTTGAACTCGGCAAGGAATTCGGACTTCTTACCGAAGAGTCCCGCATCAGCAAACTTCTTGCTTACTCTCTTCTCGGGCATTTTCTCTCCTCCGTTTATGCCATAATTATTTTTGAAGAGAGGAAAGCGAAAATTCTTGATTCCACCATTTCCAAGGGGAAATTGAAGGATATTGCAGATTCCCTCGCTCTTAAAAGTATCGATACTCACTACCTCGGTGATGAGATAGATGAACTTCATCCTGACCTCACATCACTCAAGGTTGAAATTGTTGTCCCGATGAAGATTCAAAATGAAGCAAAGGGACTCATTTTGCTCGGTAAAAGGGCGAACCAGCAGTTGTTTCTTGAAACTGACATTGAATTTATTTACTCCATCGGCAGTCTTGCAATAATATCTTTGGAGAACAAAAGACTTTTCAGGGAAGCCCTTGAAAAGCAAAAGCTTGAAGAAGAGCTTGAGCTCGCAAAAGACATCCAAAAAAATCTTCTGCCTAAAGAGATACCGTTTATGCCGGCTTATGAGATTGCCGCCACATCGATATCTTCAAAACAGGTCGGGGGCGATTATTATGACATAATCAAAAAGGATGAGCATAAATATTTTGTTGCGATCGGGGATGTGTCGGGGAAAGGTGTTCCCGCCGCTCTTCTGATGGCAAACCTGCAGGCATTTTTGAAATCGATTTGTACTCAGAATGTTGCCATCGATGATGCCACAGGGACGATAAACAACCTGGTGGCAGATAATACTTCGGACGGAAAATTTATCACATTCTTTTGGGGGATCCTCGATAACAGTAATCTTGAATTTTCCTATGTAAATGCAGGGCACAACCCTCCGCTTCTTATCAGGGATGGCGAGATAACTTACCTCGACAAGGGAGGTATCATTCTTGGTGTCATGCCAACTTTTACACCCTATCTTACCGAAACAATTCAGCTTCAGGAGGACGATCTCCTCGTTTTGTTTACCGACGGAGTTACTGAAGCTAAAAGCCCCGAGGATGAGGAATTCAGCGATGAGGCTCTCGAATTGCTGGTGAGGGAGTCGGCAGCACTTCCCGCAGGTGAAATTCTCGACAGGATTCGTCATTCGGTCTATGACTTTGCAAATGGTGCTTTTCAGTCTGACGATATCACAATCATCGTGATAAAGGTAAAAAAGAAGTGA